From a single Pongo pygmaeus isolate AG05252 chromosome 12, NHGRI_mPonPyg2-v2.0_pri, whole genome shotgun sequence genomic region:
- the ADGRF3 gene encoding adhesion G-protein coupled receptor F3 isoform X1, whose product MSHHWAGEYMSCFEAQGFNWNLYEVVRVPLKATDVARFPYQLSISCATSPGFQLSCCIPSTNLAYTAAWRPGEGSKASSFNESGFQCFVLAVQRCPMADTTYTCDLQSPGLAPLRVPISITIIQDGDITCPEDASVLTWNVTKAGHMAQAPCPESKRGIVRRLCGADGVWGPVHSSCTDARLLALFTRAKLLQTGQGSPAEEVPQILAQLPGQAAEASSPSDLLTLLSTMKHLADVVAKARIQLDRSALKNLLIATDKVLDMDTRSLWTLAQARKPWAGSTLLLAVENLACSLCPQDHPFAFSLPNVLLQSQLFGPTFPADYSISFPTRPPLQAQIPRHSLAPLARNGTEISITSLVLRKLDHLLPSNYGQGLGDSIYATPGLVLVISIMAGDRALSQGEVIMDFGNTNGSPHCVFWDHSLFQGRGGWSKEGCQAQAASTSPTAQCLCQHLTAFSVLMSPHTVPEEPALALLTQVGLGASILALLVCLGVYRLVWRVVVRNKVSYFRHAALLNMVFCLLAADTCFLGAPFLPPGPQSPLCLAAAFLCHFLYLATFFWMLAQALVLAHQLLFVFHQLPKHRVLPLMVLLGYLCPLGLAGVTLGLYLPQGQYLREGECWLDGKGGALYTFVGPVLAIVGVNGLVLAMAMLKLLRPSLSEGPPAEKRQALLGVLKALLILTPIFGLTWGLGLATLLEEVSTVPHYIFTILNTLQGVFILLFGCLMDRKVQEALRKRFCRAQAPNSTISLATSEGYILEHSKGGSDTARKTDASE is encoded by the exons ATGTCCCATCACTGGGCAG GTGAGTACATGAGCTGCTTCGAGGCCCAGGGCTTCAACTGGAACCTGTACGAGGTGGTGAGGGTGCCCTTGAAGGCGACAGATGTGGCTCGATTTCCATACCAGCTGTCCATCTCCTGTGCCACCTCCCCTGGCTTCCAGCTGAGCTGCTGCATCCCCAGCACAAACCTGGCCTACACCGCAGCCTGGAGGCCTGGAGAGGGCAGCAAAG cctcctccttCAACGAGTCAGGCTTTCAGTGCTTTGTGTTGGCTGTTCAGCGCTGCCCGATGGCTGACACCACGTACACTTGTGACCTGCAGAGCCCGGGCCTGGCTCCACTCAGGGTCCCCAtctccatcaccatcatccagG ATGGAGACATCACCTGCCCTGAGGATGCCTCGGTGCTCACCTGGAATGTCACCAAGGCTGGCCACATGGCACAGGCCCCATGTCCCGAGAGCAAGAGAGGCATAGTGAGGAGGCTGTGTGGGGCTGACGGAGTCTGGGGGCCCGtccacagcagctgcacagaTGCGCGGCTCCTGGCCTTGTTCACTAGAGCCAAG CTGCTGCAGACAGGCCAGGGAAGTCCTGCTGAGGAGGTGCCACAGATCCTGGCACAGTTGCCAGGGCAGGCGGCAGAGGCAAGTTCACCCTCCGACTTACTGACCCTGCTGAGCACCATGAAACACTTGGCCGACGTGGTGGCAAAGGCCAGGATACAGCTTGACCGCAGCGCCCTGAAG AATCTCCTGATTGCCACAGACAAGGTCCTAGATATGGACACCAGGTCTCTGTGGACCCTGGCCCAAGCCCGGAAGCCCTGGGCAGGCTCGACTCTCCTGCTGGCTGTGGAGAACCTGGCATGCAGCCTGTGCCCACAGGACCACCCCTTCGCCTTCAGCTTGCCCAATGTGCTGCTGCAGAGCCAGCTGTTTGGACCCACGTTTCCTGCTGACTACAGCATCTCCTTCCCTACTCGGCCCCCACTGCAGGCTCAGATTCCCAGGCACTCACTGGCCCCACTGGCCCGTAATGGAACTGAAATAAGTATTACTAGCCTGGTGCTGCGAAAACTGGACCACCTTCTGCCCTCAAACTATGGACAAGGGCTGGGGGATTCCATCTATGCCACTCCTGGCCTGGTCCTTGTCATTTCCATCATGGCAGGTGACCGGGCCCTCAGCCAGGGAGAGGTCATCATGGACTTTGGGAACACAAATGGTTCCCCTCACTGTGTCTTCTGGGATCACAGTCTCTTCCAGGGAAGGGGGGGTTGGTCCAAAGAAGGGTGCCAGGCACAGGCGGCCAGTACCAGCCCCACTGCTCAGTGCCTCTGCCAGCACCTCACTGCCTTCTCCGTCCTCATGTCCCCACACACTGTTCCAGAAGAACCCGCTCTGGCGCTGCTCACTCAAGTGGGCTTGGGAGCTTCCATACTGGCGCTGCTTGTGTGCCTGGGTGTGTACAGGCTGGTGTGGAGAGTCGTGGTGCGGAACAAGGTCTCCTATTTCCGCCACGCTGCCCTGCTCAACATGGTGTTCTGCTTGCTGGCCGCAGACACTTGCTTCCTGGgagcccccttcctccctccagggCCCCAAAGCCCGCTCTGCCTTGCTGCCGCCTTCCTCTGTCATTTCCTCTACCTGGCCACCTTTTTCTGGATGCTGGCGCAGGCCCTGGTGTTGGCCCACCAGCTGCTCTTTGTCTTTCACCAGCTGCCGAAGCACCGAGTTCTCCCCCTCATGGTGCTCCTGGGCTACCTGTGCCCACTGGGGTTGGCGGGTGTCACCCTGGGGCTCTACCTACCTCAAGGGCAATACCTGAGGGAGGGGGAATGCTGGTTGGATGGGAAGGGAGGGGCGTTATACACCTTCGTGGGGCCAGTGCTGGCCATCGTAGGTGTGAATGGGCTGGTACTAGCCATGGCCATGCTGAAGTTGCTGAGACCTTCGCTGTCAGAGGGACCCCCAGCAGAGAAGCGCCAAGCTCTGCTGGGGGTGCTCAAAGCCCTGCTCATTCTCACACCCATCTTTGGCCTCACCTGGGGGCTGGGCCTGGCCACTCTGTTAGAGGAAGTCTCCACGGTCCCTCATTACATCTTCACCATTCTCAACACCCTCCAG GGCGTCTTCATCCTGTTGTTTGGTTGCCTCATGGACAGGAAG GTACAAGAAGCTTTGCGCAAACGCTTCTGCCGCGCCCAAGCCCCCAACTCCACCATCTCCCTG GCCACAAGTGAAGGCTACATCCTGGAACACAGCAAAGGAGGAAGCGACACTGCCAG GAAGACAGATGCTTCAGAGTGA